In Naumovozyma castellii chromosome 1, complete genome, one DNA window encodes the following:
- the FYV8 gene encoding Fyv8p (ancestral locus Anc_5.145), translated as MSSENVGRKKSHRWASASQATYDGADWNSSDSDEDHAISNEEAQPNVTKLPSLPKLNYTSNEEEEEGKLTDNAEENGKLPNSEEEERPTLHITTEDETDRSSSNNESKSSLNRTRRNSPMRGVNTDLDNLMLQISKEMTPKLENEPVFPPRDSPTSASREGSTPFYNASSVIQQPNDAREGEREVNENDNDDDDDDDYELSKNGYFSDYMREGSDHEPEDNTPSHSHTESDVLDSPVAEEMQTEPQASTEEQEPDHNRVATNERVINEHLASNNNEVISKPSVFELENASAPIPQSITLRHTSKTNLIHPEQETSNFDEEKNKEDDYEETDETDDDFDTLSYTESIKYPNSATYSKFNHTDEPLPISDDDFKFSTKNRQSILQSSSEEEGEENDDHSLQNSSDMESFKVSESGYFEKLLEEDEMNPSTDQESHHEELDKEENNSEGTEDDILSIPASIESDKVEENPEGINKEADETSEKEKDRESENSKSGDDQETTITEGDSSRDSINLGSWKPDTDAIRSGFVQDTNKRAPPGFVYDENGKLVDLTPSSMKPRVVSTYSEMESTWAAFPSNGNPENNEDLETIKDTKTLYDNNTIFNVPGIMTNNENLPPLPKNVNIEQGSLPVARTLTAGSEVDKKSIKSIHSEGPSVHKPDSYEMAKLSDQDPLPELDLNELISSKASHLSKIEQLQAYSQSLADYDSGIQTWINYTLKSSSKADRDYLFDEYKKNEHVREAYANAEDLSRKNTVINTVASVNQNVSHLRKKVFSHSMKPRGLLSTIGKKIIERET; from the coding sequence ATGTCTTCTGAGAACGTTGGGAGAAAGAAATCACACAGATGGGCCAGCGCATCACAAGCGACATATGATGGGGCTGATTGGAATAGTAGTGATAGTGATGAAGATCATGCtatttcaaatgaagaagCTCAACCAAATGTTACTAAATTGCCAAGCTTACctaaattaaattatacTTCCaatgaagaggaggaagaggGTAAGCTGACGGACAATGCAGAGGAAAATGGTAAACTACCGAACAgcgaagaagaagaaaggcCTACATTGCATATCACTACGGAAGACGAAACAGACAGAAgttcttccaataatgaatcCAAAAGTTCTTTGAATAGAACTAGAAGGAATTCACCAATGAGGGGGGTTAACACAGATTTGGATAATCTAATGCTGCAAATTTCCAAGGAAATGACGCCTAAGTTAGAAAATGAACCTGTATTCCCTCCACGAGATTCACCTACATCTGCTTCAAGGGAGGGAAGTACACCCTTCTATAACGCATCTTCAGTAATACAGCAACCAAATGATGCAAGGGAAGGGGAAAGAGAGgtaaatgaaaatgataatgatgatgacgatgatgacgatTACGaactttcaaagaatgGCTATTTCTCAGATTATATGCGAGAAGGTAGCGATCATGAGCCAGAGGATAATACGCCGTCTCATTCTCACACTGAGAGTGACGTATTAGATTCACCAGTAGCTGAGGAAATGCAAACAGAGCCCCAAGCTTCAACGGAGGAACAAGAACCGGATCACAACAGAGTGGCAACAAACGAAAGAGTTATTAATGAACACCTTGCGAGTAACAACAATGAAGTGATATCCAAACCATCGGTCTTCGAGCTCGAGAATGCTTCTGCCCCTATTCCGCAATCAATAACATTGAGACATACCTCCAAAACGAATCTAATACATCCAGAACAAGAAACTTCAAATTtcgatgaagaaaaaaacaaagaGGATGACTACGAGGAAACTGACGAAACTGACGATGATTTTGATACGTTATCTTATACAGAATCAATTAAGTATCCAAACTCGGCAACCTACAGCAAATTTAATCATACTGATGAACCACTTCCCATCTCTGACGATGACTTTAAATTCTCTACCAAGAATAGACAATCTATTTTGCAATCTTCAAGTGAGGAAGAGGGAGAAGAGAATGATGATCATTCTCTACAAAATTCTTCCGATATGGAAAGTTTTAAAGTCTCAGAATCAGGTTATTTCGAGAAGCTGCTggaggaagatgaaatgaATCCTTCCACCGATCAAGAGAGTCATCACGAGGAGTTAGAcaaggaagaaaataatagtGAAGGAACagaagatgatattttaTCTATTCCTGCATCCATTGAGAGTGACAAAGTAGAAGAAAATCCAGAGGGGATAAACAAGGAAGCAGATGAAACTtctgaaaaggaaaaggacAGAGAAAGTGAAAATAGTAAGTCTGGAGATGATCAGGAAACGACAATAACGGAAGGAGATTCATCTAGAGACTCAATTAATTTAGGGAGCTGGAAACCTGATACAGATGCAATCAGATCGGGCTTTGTTCAAGATACCAATAAGAGAGCACCCCCAGGTTTTGTATACGATGAGAATGGTAAATTAGTTGATTTAACTCCTTCAAGTATGAAACCAAGAGTGGTATCTACGTATTCGGAGATGGAAAGTACGTGGGCTGCATTCCCCTCGAATGGCAATCCAGAAAACaatgaagatttggaaactaTAAAGGACACGAAAACGTTGTATGACAATAACACAATTTTTAACGTACCTGGAATAATGACTAACAATGAAAACTTACCGCCATTACCAAAAAATGTAAATATTGAACAAGGATCGTTACCAGTTGCAAGAACATTAACGGCAGGTTCTGAAGTAGATAAAAAATCCATTAAATCAATACACTCTGAAGGACCAAGTGTTCACAAACCAGATTCATATGAAATGGCCAAATTGAGTGATCAAGACCCACTTCCCGAATTGGATCtaaatgaattaataaGTAGCAAAGCTTCCCATCTTTCCAAGATAGAGCAATTGCAAGCATACTCTCAGTCGCTAGCAGACTATGATTCTGGGATACAGACCTGGATAAATTATACATTGAAATCCTCGTCGAAGGCGGACCGAGATTACTTGTTTGATGAGTACAAGAAGAATGAACATGTCAGGGAGGCGTACGCCAATGCAGAAGATCTGAGTAGGAAGAATACTGTGATCAATACGGTTGCATCAGTGAATCAAAATGTCAGCCATCTTAGGAAGAAAGTATTTTCACATTCTATGAAGCCCAGAGGTCTCCTCTCAACCATTGGGAAGAAGATCATCGAGAGAGAGACGTGA
- the NCAS0A07190 gene encoding SNG1 family protein (ancestral locus Anc_5.143), with the protein MNTDEETRYNLAHLQTVASSMAQQVAGTYEAEQQANMTSVTDEESQINDTNSEKDAAKGSNSYAVNSFSSAAGSQPQAYNPDGQNTAKPAVTQPEENEENVPISPTKTRLYSPKLASQRKKITVKFIISNLLLAGVCLSILSLYWGSLYQTTKHLERISIIAIIQDDYIPPNDLNLTSVVAPVPSFIEQSTGKWHVYNQSYFQEKFNVQDPTMINERLNALIHDEKYWIALNIGANLTMRIVNSLTTPNEPFFNSTQHIRVVYETSREPTTLEAYMLPIIQEIELAYQDFYHTEYLPELLSKLQNSTTTPLSNTGAANLANIGKFQFDYDDILVFPDRILIAPLQVGLIYCLILTVFQLSLFGPLHAEMAKYLKPKHIIIYRLSVSWATYFFLSLFFCTVSAIFQIDFTVTFGKGGFVIYWMTTYLVMLALGGANENVLSLIILFIPEYLPLWLLSWIIMNISPTFNPMVLDNVFYRYGYMMPLHQALDIFKVVFLNVSKRHMGRNYGILVAWIVVNTCLFPLVMKIVGKTVQKRMEAKKN; encoded by the coding sequence ATGAATACAGACGAAGAAACAAGATATAATCTCGCCCACCTGCAGACTGTGGCAAGTTCAATGGCGCAACAGGTGGCTGGTACTTATGAAGCGGAGCAACAAGCAAACATGACGTCAGTAACCGACGAGGAATCACAGATTAATGACACAAATAGTGAGAAAGATGCCGCTAAAGGATCCAACAGTTATGCtgttaattcattttcttcagcaGCTGGGTCACAACCACAAGCATACAACCCAGATGGGCAAAATACAGCTAAACCTGCTGTAACTCAGCCAGAGGAAAATGAGGAAAACGTCCCAATATCTCCGACTAAGACGCGACTATACTCTCCGAAATTAGCTTCtcaaaggaaaaaaattacagtaaaatttatcatttctAATCTTTTATTAGCGGGTGTTTGTCTGTCTATTTTATCTTTATATTGGGGGTCCCTTTATCAAACCACTAAGcatttggaaagaattaGCATCATAGCAATAATACAGGATGATTATATTCCACCAAATGATTTGAATCTTACTTCAGTGGTAGCACCAGTTCCATCATTCATTGAACAATCCACTGGTAAATGGCACGTGTATAACCAGTCttatttccaagaaaagtTTAATGTCCAGGATCCAACAATGATTAACGAAAGACTAAACGCATTAATTcatgatgaaaaatattggatCGCATTGAATATTGGGGCAAATTTAACAATGAGAATCGTAAATTCCCTAACAACTCCAAACGAACCATTTTTCAACTCCACACAACATATCAGAGTAGTATATGAGACATCAAGAGAACCTACAACCTTGGAAGCTTACATGCTGCCCATAATCCaggaaattgaattagCATACCAAGACTTTTATCATACTGAATATCTACcagaattattatcaaaattacAAAACTCCACCACAACTCCTCTTTCTAATACTGGAGCAGCTAACTTGGCAAATATAGgtaaatttcaatttgattatGATGATATATTGGTTTTCCCAGATCGTATCCTGATCGCACCATTACAAGTTGGGTTAATCTATTGTTTAATTCTTACCGTCTTCcaattatcattattcGGTCCCCTTCATGCAGAAATGGCTAAATATTTAAAGCCAAAACATATTATCATTTACAGATTATCAGTATCATGGGCTAcatatttctttctatcattattcttttgtACTGTCTCAgccattttccaaattgattTCACAGTAACTTTTGGTAAGGGTGGATTTGTTATATACTGGATGACAACGTACTTGGTAATGTTAGCCCTTGGTGGTGCAAATGAAAATGTCTTAAGTTTAATTATCCTTTTCATTCCAGAATACTTACCTTTATGGTTATTATCATGGATTATTATGAATATTTCTCCAACCTTTAACCCAATGGTGTTAGATAATGTGTTTTACAGGTACGGGTACATGATGCCACTTCATCAAGCCCTGGATATTTTCAAAGTGGTGTTCTTGAATGTCTCGAAGAGACATATGGGGAGAAATTATGGTATTTTGGTTGCTTGGATCGTCGTGAACACCTGTTTGTTCCCTCTGGTGATGAAAATTGTGGGAAAAACCGTTCAAAAGAGAATGGAAGCTAAAAAGAAttga
- the YPP1 gene encoding Ypp1p (ancestral locus Anc_5.142) encodes MTNKIVDSIQFSLQSRQLGATAFKSGNANLDHVLSLQFRVYYHALGDGLTTSVATVLLDQCLKLNTIFNESVITVENRDFEVQELAHLTLYNLLGILYYHTNDVVNAKKFLNKMLNVTFSKQIVSHNEDFITLLRLENLYYRGLLLTRDEGTSLYYTELLKILNKIPQTSEGQLHQYLYLISEFLTQNGKIKPSHILKSFKVTNPLTCLLSILSLDKLSEQDLDLNGIDGMFLSLGNKVLQNSKFPNANEINNPQLKQVHFFLQYYFKNCFHKNSSMGKEDKNKWHRFIIDSMGKTFRSTIVSKTAMIFFNLIDSRREAILNFVNIIKYTEKERELNHGIYKNIVSFIDSYAIILSSCSKSNDIEGIFNFQKTTTQLHNLLILFYKDYQFPLQQQQPLSNDIQMSTSTKLHLPKNVTTTLLQAWNTLYNCGKSNLPDIISGKLSEYLLNAMSLHTTNKQETVNLQFQFAYNLAQQNRIEQCITFLEDELLLSNQFCYKAWHLLALCYSTQEDKEKSYKIVNSALNAMLEVNDTPQEWSWKERWQLIQLKLTQLQLVEEIFGTVEALQMLEELFDLYNDLFDDSNELVIQQEAAIRKNILLRKEFLLQMIWLFAGNLYMKLGGEDGLKETSDAINEAKKIGKEFNNLNASILTGYMYMNRGESKKALKEFEKVLYYDDSNVEALIGFAGLVFPENLTDEEQDLEKYYKFNILPMNEDLEESTSESTTTPTIQTTQELIPKHSVSESIFVNEIDESAGIARLKFLLECSIMNSLEAYHSPDIWWYLALIYEKYQDKEYEKSLLNCIKFQENNPIRAFKYCNY; translated from the coding sequence ATGACTAACAAGATTGTAGATTCCATTCAATTCAGTCTACAATCCCGCCAATTAGGTGCCACGGCTTTCAAATCGGGGAATGCAAACCTCGACCATGTGCTGTCATTGCAATTCCGTGTCTATTATCACGCATTGGGAGATGGATTGACCACTTCTGTCGCCACGGTGCTGTTAGATCAATGTCTTAAATTGAATACCATATTCAACGAATCTGTCATCACAGTGGAGAACCGTGATTTTGAGGTTCAAGAATTAGCACATTTGACCCTTTATAATCTGCTGGGCATATTATATTACCATACCAATGACGTGGTCAATGCTAAGAAATTCCTTAATAAGATGTTGAATGTTACCTTTAGCAAGCAAATAGTTTCTCATAATGAAGATTTTATTACATTGCTACGTTTGGAGAATCTTTATTATAGAGGGTTGCTCTTAACTAGAGATGAGGGAACCAGTCTATATTATactgaattattgaagattttaaaCAAGATACCACAAACTTCAGAGGGGCAACTGcatcaatatctttatttaatatctGAATTCTTGACTCAGAATGGGAAGATCAAACCATCACACATTCtaaaatctttcaaagtGACCAACCCATTAACATGTCTATTGTCTATCCTCTCATTAGATAAATTATCTGAACAAGATCTTGATTTGAATGGTATAGATGGTATGTTTCTTTCCTTGGGTAATAAAGTTTTACAAAACTCAAAATTCCCTAATGCAAACGAAATAAATAATCCTCAATTGAAACAGgttcatttcttcttacaatattattttaaaaattgtttccataagaattcttcaatgggaAAGGAAGATAAAAACAAATGGCATAGATTTATAATAGATTCCATGGGAAAGACCTTCCGAAGCACAATCGTATCCAAGACTGCaatgatttttttcaatttgatagATTCACGAAGAGAGGCCATCTTAAACTTCgttaatatcatcaaatatACGGAAAAGGAACGTGAATTGAATCATGGAATTTATAAAAACATTGTATCATTCATTGATTCATACGCCATAATCCTATCATCATGTAGTAAGTCTAATGATATCGAGGGcatattcaattttcaaaagacaACAACACAATTACATAACTTATTAATATTGTTTTACAAGGattatcaatttcctttgcaacaacaacaaccattATCAAATGATATTCAAATGAGTACATCGACAAAATTACATTTACCCAAAAATGTCACCACAACTTTACTCCAGGCATGGAATACATTATACAACTGTGGAAAGAGTAACTTACCAGATATAATATCAGGTAAATTATCAGAATACCTACTAAACGCAATGTCCTTACACACAACGAACAAACAAGAAACTGTAAATTTACAGTTCCAATTTGCATATAATTTAGCTCAACAGAATCGGATTGAACAATGTATCACCTTCttggaagatgaattattgtTGTCTAATCAATTCTGTTATAAGGCTTGGCATTTATTGGCATTATGTTATTCCACACAAGAAGATAAGGAGAAAAGTTATAAAATTGTCAATTCTGCCTTGAATGCTATGCTTGAAGTGAATGATACCCCTCAAGAATGGAGTTGGAAGGAAAGGTGGCAGCTTATACAATTAAAACTGACTCAATTACAATTGGTAGAGGAAATATTTGGGACTGTGGAAGCATTACAAATgttggaagaattatttgatttgtataatgatttatttgatgATTCCAATGAACTTGTGATACAACAAGAGGCTGCTATTAGGAAAAACATCTTATTaaggaaagaatttttgTTACAGATGATTTGGTTATTTGCAGGTAATCTGTATATGAAACTGGGTGGTGAGGATGGGTTAAAGGAAACATCAGATGCTATAAATGAGGctaaaaaaattggaaaggaatttaataatttgaatgcATCAATTTTAACAGGATATATGTATATGAATAGAGGTGAGTCCAAAAAGGCCTTAaaggaatttgaaaaagtaTTGTATTATGATGACAGTAATGTGGAAGCATTAATTGGGTTTGCCGGTTTAGTTTTCCCAGAGAATTTAACTGACGAGGAAcaagatttggaaaaatattataaattcAACATACTACCAATGAATGAAGACCTGGAAGAATCAACATCAGAATCAACGACAACACCCACCATACAGACAACACAAGAATTGATACCCAAGCATTCCGTGAGTGAATCAATATTTGTCAACGAAATAGATGAGTCAGCAGGGATAGCACGATTAAAATTCCTTTTAGAATGTTCCATCATGAACTCGTTGGAGGCATACCATTCACCAGACATTTGGTGGTACTTAGCATTAATTTATGAGAAATATCAAGATAAAGAGTATGAAAAGTCGTTATTAAATTGTATTAAATTCCAGGAGAACAATCCGATTCGGGCGTTTAAATATTGTAActattaa
- the NCAS0A07210 gene encoding SDR family oxidoreductase: MSSTQSTVFVSGASGFIAQNIIKLLLEQNYKVIGSVRSNNKAKQVHSTFENNPSLSFVIIEDLSKLTAFDEVFKKYGKDIKIVLHTASPVTFQATDLEKGILIPAVNGVKSILNAILKYAPQTVERFVYTSSVLAQVNPTWTDFKNVTINEKSWNDSTWEGSQVDSLTAYSASKAFAERAAWDFMKEYGNEVKFKLTTVLPSFVFGPEVKIGPKLNLSGEILKTIIHATSEKQLPSVDTVLRVSVDVRDVARAHMLAFQKEECIGKRLSLVENVFTLQDILDLIHTDFPDLSGNVPVRAPVSNEKMPKELFGFNNDESKKILGFKFYDFKTSVHDSIKQILDAQK, encoded by the coding sequence ATGTCTTCCACTCAATCAACTGTTTTCGTCTCCGGTGCCTCTGGCTTCATCGCtcaaaatatcatcaaGCTTCTATTAGAACAAAACTATAAAGTAATCGGTTCTGTCAGATCTAATAATAAGGCTAAACAAGTTCATTCAACTTTTGAGAATAATCCAAGTTTATCCTTCGTAATTATCGAAGATCTTTCCAAGTTGACAGCCTTTGACGAAGTGTTCAAGAAATATGGTAAGGACATCAAGATCGTCCTACACACTGCCTCACCAGTAACTTTCCAAGCCACTGATCTAGAAAAGGGTATTTTAATCCCAGCTGTCAATGGTGTCAAATCAATCCTAAACGCTATTTTGAAATACGCACCTCAAACTGTCGAACGTTTCGTCTATACTTCATCTGTCCTTGCCCAAGTCAACCCCACATGGACCGATTTTAAAAATGTCAcaataaatgaaaagagTTGGAACGATTCCACTTGGGAAGGGTCTCAAGTTGATTCCTTAACGGCATACTCTGCCTCCAAGGCATTCGCCGAGAGAGCTGCTTGGGATTTCATGAAGGAATATGGTAATGAAGTTAAATTTAAGTTAACAACGGTGTTACCTTCATTCGTCTTTGGTCCTGAAGTGAAAATTGGCCCTAAATTGAATCTCTCTGGcgaaattttgaaaacgATTATTCATGCCACTAGCGAAAAACAATTGCCATCGGTAGATACCGTTTTACGTGTTTCTGTGGATGTGCGTGACGTGGCAAGGGCTCATATGTTAGCCTTTCAAAAAGAGGAATGTATCGGTAAGAGATTATCATTGGTGGAAAATGTGTTCACTTTGCAAGATATCTTAGACCTTATCCATACGGATTTCCCTGATCTGAGTGGGAATGTCCCGGTAAGAGCACCTGTATCTAATGAAAAAATGCCCAAAGAGCTATTTggatttaataatgatgaatcGAAGAAGATCTTaggtttcaaattttaTGATTTCAAAACGTCTGTCCATGATTCGATTAAGCAAATTTTGGACGCTcagaaataa
- the NCAS0A07220 gene encoding SNG1 family protein, producing the protein MDSSDSNSNSIADDVQDLHDPIIPNDANILARMMTQSMDNLNTTSDEEKQNPLKERRTSLSQHPGEDEAITIASLPELAPAKTTLFSPHLTQHRKKIFWKFISINAIIGLFCCTVLPIFWGCLYGTNQYFHKVHYLMVVQDEPLQLGGLSVPSMASFLPEIVPSLPGTWHVYNTSTFMDHYHLTNASDINNKVVDLIFQERFWVAVNVKPNATASLMQSLVQPQSTTPETLFNATNFFQVIYETARDVTSVQAAMVLVVQEMESAYREIYMEQYLPTILAQMDPTNQISSLAPTSLSRATNINFQYWDYRSFYNRALMGPLLAGTIYSLTITVFQFLIFTPLHIRMSQLLTPRHIILYRLFISWITFFFLSLFYCTVSAIFQIDFTRAFGRGGFVIYWMTTWLYMAAVGGANENVASLIFTFGPTYFWFWVVSFVILNMAPSFFPLALNSPFYRYGYMMPMHNALDVYKVIFCDLERSKMGRNYGILVAWIVLNTCLFPFIMKFVGKTLQERAAKEAEAAKAQAQKKAS; encoded by the coding sequence ATGGACTCCAGTGATAGCAATAGCAACAGCATCGCCGATGACGTTCAGGATCTTCATGATCCAATCATCCCAAACGATGCAAACATTTTAGCAAGAATGATGACACAATCCATGGATAACCTCAACACAACCTCCGACGAGGAAAAGCAAAACCCGttaaaagaaagaagaaccAGTTTATCACAACATCCAGGTGAAGATGAGGCAATAACGATTGCTAGTCTGCCCGAATTGGCACCTGCAAAGACAACTTTATTCTCTCCACATTTGACCCAGCatagaaagaaaatattctgGAAATTCATATCCATTAACGCAATCATCGGATTGTTTTGCTGTACTGTTCTACCCATATTTTGGGGTTGTCTGTACGGTACAAATCAATATTTCCATAAAGTACATTATCTTATGGTTGTACAGGATGAACCATTGCAATTGGGGGGACTCTCAGTACCATCCATGGCTTCATTCCTTCCGGAAATCGTGCCTTCCCTACCGGGTACATGGCATGTATATAACACCTCCACTTTTATGGACCATTATCATCTAACAAATGCATCAGATATTAACAACAAAGTCGTggatttaatttttcaagaacgATTTTGGGTCGCCGTTAACGTGAAACCAAACGCTACTGCATCACTAATGCAATCATTAGTGCAACCACAATCTACGACGCCAGAGACATTATTCAATGCTACAAACTTCTTTCAAGTTATTTACGAAACCGCAAGGGACGTAACAAGTGTTCAAGCAGCAATGGTCCTAGTCGTACAAGAAATGGAATCCGCATATAGAGAAATTTACATGGAACAATATTTACCCACTATCTTAGCTCAAATGGATCCAACAAATCAAATATCTTCGTTGGCACCCACATCTCTCTCAAGAGCAACAAATATTAACTTCCAATACTGGGACTATAGATCATTCTACAATCGTGCCCTTATGGGACCACTATTGGCAGGTACCATCTATTCCCTAACAATAACAGTCTTCCAATTCTTAATCTTTACACCTTTGCATATCCGAATGTCACAATTACTTACACCAAGACATATCATCCTATACAGACTTTTCATCTCATGGatcactttcttcttcctttccCTATTCTACTGCACAGTCTCCGCTATCTTCCAAATAGATTTCACCCGAGCATTTGGCCGTGGTGGATTTGTAATATATTGGATGACCACTTGGTTATACATGGCTGCTGTCGGGGGTGCCAACGAAAATGTTGCATCTTTAATCTTCACTTTTGGTCCGACATATTTTTGGTTCTGGGTCGTCTCATTCGTTATATTAAACATGGCACCTTCATTTTTCCCCTTGGCTTTAAATAGTCCATTTTATAGATACGGGTACATGATGCCCATGCATAACGCCCTCGATGTGTATAAAGTCATATTCTGTGATTTAGAAAGAAGCAAGATGGGGAGAAATTACGGGATCCTGGTTGCCTGGATAGTTTTAAACACATGTTTGTTCCCCTTCATTATGAAATTTGTTGGTAAGACATTACAGGAGAGAGCCGCTAAAGAGGCTGAAGCTGCCAAGGCTCAAGCTCAGAAGAAGGCAAGTTGA
- the NCAS0A07230 gene encoding uncharacterized protein, whose translation MKMQTKTLFIPMVLVSMTQAADFASLPNPGCKSCQSNSEWDCTSSTLTYTSSFYWFENEKAVLTSFIGKHSYEVCTSTDTTECFVNSCQTNPDLYDCVGYTSTWSQNYLYESFKSTFLYPYNCTITYLWDSCNSTSMTVNQYASKSTLFPIITRLECKSRGPSSSETSSLPESPTIQKSEIYPTTGVISVPGISPVAETWTVSVPKTTLIPTSEETKYIDPTLSANESNPSENSLETLDHFQGSSDTSGASDVSGTSYPSDVETTTLQQLHNLVVEDELEKSQTSEGDANMIATMKPWFVLGVIPFLL comes from the coding sequence ATGAAAATGCAAACAAAAACCCTATTCATCCCTATGGTCCTAGTTTCCATGACTCAAGCCGCTGATTTCGCTTCTTTGCCTAATCCTGGATGCAAAAGTTGCCAATCTAATAGTGAATGGGACTGTACTTCAAGCACTCTCACCTATACCTCGTCATTCTATTGGTTTGAAAATGAGAAAGCAGTTCTAACTTCTTTTATTGGTAAACACAGTTATGAAGTTTGTACTTCAACTGATACCACGGAATGCTTCGTCAACAGCTGTCAAACCAATCCCGACCTATACGATTGCGTGGGTTATACCTCAACTTGGTCCCAAAATTATCTTTACGAAAGCTTTAAATCCACCTTTTTATACCCATATAATTGCACAATCACTTACCTTTGGGATTCGTGCAATAGTACGAGTATGACAGTGAATCAATACGCCTCTAAATCAACTTTGTTTCCAATTATAACACGTTTAGAATGCAAAAGTAGAGGCCCAAGTTCATCAGAAACCAGTTCACTCCCAGAATCTCCCACTATTCAAAAGTCAGAAATTTATCCCACTACAGGGGTCATTTCTGTCCCCGGCATCTCACCTGTAGCAGAGACTTGGACCGTCTCAGTGCCAAAAACAACTTTAATTCCAACttctgaagaaacaaaatatattgacCCTACATTGAGTGCCAATGAGTCCAATCCTTCTGAAAATTCTTTGGAAACACTCGACCATTTTCAGGGCTCTTCTGATACTTCTGGTGCTAGTGATGTCTCTGGCACTTCTTATCCATCGGATGTTGAAACCACTACACTACAACAACTTCATAATTTAGTTGTTGAAGATGAGCTTGAAAAATCCCAAACCTCTGAAGGTGATGCTAATATGATAGCTACTATGAAACCATGGTTTGTCTTGGGTGTCATTCCATTCTTATTATAG